The region ACAATAGCCTCCGTGCTTCCCGTCACGACACCAGAGCTTACTCCTGGCAAGGTTGCACCCAGAGCATTAAAGCTCACTGGTATGCCACCGATTTTCATTATTGGTGATGATCCCCTGTCTCGGGACTGGCTGGTAAAGCGGGCGGGGGAGCTGCAGCGCCTGAAAGCGACGGGATTTGTGGTCAGTGTTTCGTCCGAAACATCTCTGCGTGAGTTACAGATGTTATTGCCGGGAAATGATATTGCCCCCGTATCAGGAAGTGACCTGGCGAAGCGTTTGCAGCTTTCTCATTATCCTGTGCTGATAACTGAAAACGGATTGTCACAGTGATCGGGAACCAATATTTGATCGCTGAGTTATGGCTTAAATTAGCCAATGCTCCAGCTCTCATTGTGTTATGGGGGGCTGTGTCCCTCATTTTGATTGTCCTCCTGCCATTTTTTTGCAAACGAAAAAGCGCGAGACAACGTCGCCATCAGCGTTACTTGATACAGGCCGTTAGAATATTGGCATTACTCCCTAAAATGAGTGGAGGAAACAAGCAACTTTCTTACCTCAGAAAGATTAACCCTTATGTTTTTGAAGAGTTGATACTGCTGGCCTTTGAGCATCAGGGATTCAAGGTGGTTCGTAACGCCTCATATAGTGGCGATGGTGGTTTGGATGGGCAGGTTTTTATCGCAGGCCGACGCTGGTTAATCCAGGCGAAGCGCTATAGCAGGGCTATTGAACCAGCACACGTTGAAGCTTTTTCAGAATTGCTGATTCAACATCAATGTGGTGGCTTATTTATTCATACCGGGCGTACTGGAACTAAAAGTAGGCAACGAGAGAATTCAGAGAGAAATAATAACTTTCCTATTTATATTATAAGCGGTCAGCGGTTGCTGCTCTTATTAACAGGTAAGGTTGGTTGGTCAAAACTAATTGAGGTGGTATGTGAAGATTAATTATAAATATACTTATCGATATTCATTTCGGAACGTGATTTCCTTTCTGATTGAACTTTTTATGTTCCTTTTTAAGGTGGTTATATATTGGCCATCTTTTATTATTGGTATGTCTATTGTGCTGTTTTTTCTTTTTGGGGCTGTCGATGGAGTTATTTTCCGTAATGGCGCTGAATATCATGTGTTTAATATATTATCGGATATTGCACAGGCGTATCAGTCAGCTCCTCCAGGAGAGGTCATGGTGGAGGTTTGCTCTTATCCTCATTTTGGCATTGATTTCCCCGGAGGTTCTGCCTCGGAGAATGTGTGTGTTTTAACAGGTGAAACCAGGACGTTGTCTAATATTGCTGTTCAGGTTATTCGATTCGCAAACAGTGTTTATTTCGTTCTTGTGGGGCTATCGGGGTGCGGTGAAGCATTTATTCGCTATGGGCGAATTGTGTGTGATCAGGGAGCATACAGGGCGAGCCGAAATTATGCTCAGGATGCGGGGAGGATGGCGGATGAGTGACCGTTATGTGATGGAGTCGTTGCTACGCCCCGCGGTCGAGCTCTATACAGCGACAACGGCGTGGAGTGCGACTTATATCTGCCTGACAGCTCCCTGGGCTGTTGCTCTTGCTCCATCCGTTAGCTGGGTTACTGCAGCAGGGTTTGGCGTGCTGGCATTGAAGCGCACGAGGCAAGGGTTACGGATCCTTCGTTACCGCCGCAATATCCGGCGACTTCCTCGGTATGTGATGAGCAGCAAACAGATCCCCGTGAGTAACCGCTACCTGTTTCTCGGGAGGGGATTTCAGTGGACGCAGAAACATACTCAGCGGCTCCTGGAAGCTCGTCGGCCAGAGACAGAGTGTTATGTTCAGCCATCCGTCATTTATCGTATGGCGCGTGACCTGGAGAAAAAACTTGAGTACAGCCTGCCATACCTCTGCCGGCTTACTCAATCCGACACCGTCTTTAATCCCGTCAGACCGTTACCTCCCGTGGGGGGGAGTCCCATCTATCACGGTGTTGAACCTGATGAATCCGATATTGGTTATGATCTGGGGGAGCGTGTAGGGCACTCGTTAGTCATGGGAACAACACGTGTTGGTAAAACACGCCTGGCCGAATTATTGATCACACAGGATATCCGACGTGGCGATGTCACCATCGTATTTGACCCCAAAGGAGATGCTGACCTGCTGAAACGGATGTGGGCGGAAGCGCGGAGAGCTGGAAGGGAAAGTGAGTTTCATGTTTTCCATCTTGGTTGGCCAGATATCAGTGCGCGTTATAACGCGATTGGACGTTTTAGCCGTATCTCTGAAGTGGCTTCGCGTGTTGCCGGACAGCTTTCAAGTGAAGGTAATTCTGCCGCTTTTAAGGAATTCGCCTGGCGATTCGTCAATATCATTACACGAGCGCTGGTTGCCCTGGGCCAGCGGCCTGATTACAGCCTGATACTTCGTTATGTCACCAATATCGGTGACCTTTACGAAATTTATGTCGAAAATCTGTTAAGCACTCAAGCTCCACAACTGTGGGTCACGGTGGAGAACTTAATCAGCTCAGGCATGCTTAATGAGCGGGATCTTCCCCGAAATATGCAGGGACAAGCGAACGCGATGAAAGTGTGGGCCATTGAGACCGTTCTTGGCAGTGATGAAGGTAAAAAAATATGGGATCCGGTTTTGGATGGTCTGAGGTCAGCCGTACGTTATGATCGGACTTATTTTGATAAAATAGTGGCGTCGCTATTGCCCTTACTGGAAAAACTGACGACGGGAAAAACAGCAGCGTTGCTGGCACCTGATTACACCGATATGGATGATCCTCGCCCCATCTTTGACTGGCAGGAAGTCATTAGAAAAAGAGGGATTGTGTATGTCGGGCTCGATGCGCTGTCGGATGCGGAGGTCGCATCAGCGGTAGGCAATAGCATGTTTGCTGACCTTGTATCTGTGGCAGGTTACATCTACAAGTTTGGTATCGGCGGAGAAACCCCACAGAAAAAAATACCCATAAACCTCCACTGTGATGAGTTTAACGAACTGATGGGTGAGGAGTTTATTCCGCTTATTAACAAAGGCGGCGGCGCTGGGATTCAGGTCACTGCCTATACACAGACCTTGTCGGATATTGAAGCCAGGATTGGCAGTAGTGCCAAGGCCAACCAGGTGATTGGTAACTTCAACTCGTTAATCATGCTACGGGTTAGAGAAAATAGTACAGCGGAGTTGCTGACCAGCCAGCTTCCTGAAGTGGATGTCTATACCAAGACGCTGGTTTCCGGTGTAACGGATATTACTAATCCTGACCAAGGTTCTGACTTTACCAGTAACGTTCAGGATCGCGTCAGTAATGTCAGGATGCCAATGATTACGCCCGCTGACATTATCAATCTGCCAAAAGGGCAGGCGTTTGCATTGCTTGAGGGGGGGCGGCTATGGAAAATCCGCATGCCATTACCTGATAGCGCAAATGACCCGTTCATGCCGGAAAGTATCAGCCGCATTGCCGAGTACATGCAGCAGAATTACCGCACCGGTGAAACCTGGTGGACGGGGAGTACATTACCTTCTGACAGCTTTGCGGGGTCTGCCTTTGGGCTAGAGGATGAGGTGGCATAATGGCCGAGCAGACGTCGTCGTCTCCACAACGTCAGGAGCCACCCAAAAAGCCGGGTCTGTTTCAAACGCTATTATGGGTTTGGCCATTGAAAGTGATTGGCATTCTGCTGGTTTCTTTGCTGGTCAGTTTGCTCATTGAATATATCGGCATGCTGTTTTTTTGGACAAATGAAGGCGCAGAACACAGTCGGCAGGTGATGTTGACGGAAAGTGGTTATCTGGCTGAAGGGTTTACCCAAAGCTTATTGATGTCTGAACCGGTTATCCTCATCGGCGGCATGGTTCACCAATCCTATCAGTGGCTGTTTGTGGACAGCGGTTTTATCAGTTGGCTTCATCAGGCAAAACAGATGAAGCCGAAGGATGGGGCGGCGCAAATGTTTAATTGGGTTGGGAGCTGGCTGGCGTTGGCGTTGTGGGAGTACTTACAGGCGACGGTTTATGTCACGGTCATTTTTGCGATACGGGTTGGCATTCTGGTGCTATCGATACCGCTTTTTATCATGGTTGCTGTGACTGGGATCGTTGATGGTCTGGTTCGTCGGGATTTACGGCGCTACGGTGCTGGGTATGAATCCAGTTTTATCTATCATCATGCGAAGCGGTTTGTGAAGCCTGCGGTGTACGGGCCATGTATGCTGTATTTGTCCTGGCCAACTGCTGTGTGGCCTAATCTGTTGCTCTTACCCGCAGCGGTGTTGTTGGGTATTGTGCTGTCGATCGTTACTGGTGCTTTTAAAAAATACCTTTAATGTTTAAGTTAAGGGTAATGGAAGCGTGAAAGCAGCATGAGGGCATTGATGATGTTTCATTTATTAGTAAAGTATAGTGGTTGGAACCAGCATTCTGATTCAGTTGATTTATCAAGATCGATTGCACCTAGTTATACGGATAAATCAATTGCAGCTATTTATCGACCAAATGGCGATTTTTCGGTTAAAGATATCATTCGTATACCGGCTATTTTTATGCCAGAGATTGATGGGAGTGGTGAGCCATTTGCTAGGGTTGGGCAGATCACTAATGTGATAAAAAAAACTCGAAGTGCTATAATTAACTATGTTTATGATTCGAATATCCCTCCAATACATCTAGATAATATAGAGGAGATAGCTTCTTCCCTTGGTGTCGTTGGATTTCAACTGAGACATTCTCACTGGGCAGTTCATGATGCAGACTTGTTTGAAGTTTTGTTTAAGAGCAATCAGCACAGCTTGCCAAGCCCGAAGGTATTCAGTATCGATGGGTTAAATAAAATATCACGAAAGCAAATCTCGGTAATGATGCCTTTTTCTAATAGTTTTGATGCTGTTTATTCCTCAATAAAGGAAATGGCCTCAGAAATGGGTATGGCTTGTAATAGAGCTGATGATATTTGGCAAGAGCATTCAATTATTCAAGATATTGTTTCCTTAATTTGTATGTCATCTGTGGTAATTTGCGATCTCTCAGATAAGAATCCAAATGTATTTTATGAGGCAGGGATCGCTCATGCTCTGGGAAAAGAGGTTATTCTATTGGCGCGGCACATTGGCGATGTGCCTTTTGATTTGAGGCACTTACGTATTATCACTTATTTAAATAATGGCGAAGGAATTGCAAATATGATTCGCCAGCTACGCCCAAGAGTTACCATGCTGATGGGCGATACTTTGTGATTGAAGCTTCTGGTTAATTCATTATCTTTATGAAACGAAAGGATTTTTTATGGTATAATGTAACCATTAATGAAGTGAGTGATGTTCATTAATGGCCCAATATGGATTCGGGTCAATCAAGAATCCGTCATGTCTAAAAGGATTTTAACATGACCAATTATAATGTAACAACGCCAGATATTATCTGGCTTAAAATTGAGCAAATTGAATTGATTCTATCGACTGTTGATCAGAACGATCTTCAGCTAAAAGCACGACTTGAAGCTGAATTGGAGTATTGGTCTAATCAGTTATTCGGTTCTTGGTAATAAACTTTAAGCTCAGGGGGGATATTTTCCCCCTTTCTTTTTTCTTCTTTTGTCCCTTAATTTTCACCATCCCATAAACAGTTTCCTGCTGTGCTTATCCCCCTGTTACGTCAGTCTTTCTCCTCGCCGTTATGCGCTACAGGAGAAGAGAGATGTACCGATTGATTGGGCTGAGTGTACTGCTGGCTTCGGTTTGCGTAGTTCAGGCCCATGCTTCCGAAAAAGACGAGCTTGCTCTGGCTATGCGTCAACTTGACCAGGTTCAGGCTGGATTAGATCGTGCCCGAGTAGTTGCCAATCAGAATGGTCAGGATGCGCGCTTTTATTTTGATTACAGTAGTGCTTCCCGAGACATATCCGCTATGCGGAAGGGTATTGAGCAATATCTTGAGCCCTCTCGCGCTCAACCTTCGGTACCGCTTTCTGTCAGTGGGCAATACCGCCAGGAGAGAGGGCAATGAATGCTGCACAGAAGGCCGCCTGGAGCGCAGCATCGGGTAATACAGACCCCTCAGTACTCAATCTGCTTATCCTTGGTCTTCTCTTCTCCATTTTATTTCTGTGGGCAACCTGGGCATTGGTCATGGCCTACAAGGGGTGGACCACGAAATCCATCGGTGCTGAATCTATAGGAACATTTACGGTTCGGCTCATTCTGCTTCTGGTTATCTCTATTTTTCTCTTCGCTAGCTGATTTTCACTCTGAACAAAAAAGGTTAACTCATGAAAATAGTCTCAATAATGCGTCGTACCACAGAACGTCTGACAATGTTAGTTGTTCTCGGAGGACTCCATTCAGGTCAGGTGCTGGCCGATTTGCCGCCTATTGAAGCGCCATCAAGTGGAGGTGGTGGCGGTTTATTCGGCACTCTGAAAGGCTATATCAAAGATGGGGTGGCTCTTGGAGGGCTTGTTATTGCTGCGATCGCATTCATTGTTGTTGCTCTGGCTGCGATATCTTCGTTTCATGATGTGAGATCTGGTAAGGAGAAATGGTCAACATTTGGGGCGTTTGTCATTGTTGGGGTGATACTGCTTGTTGCTGTTATCTGGTTAGCCACTAAGGCGCTGGACATTCTGTAAGGAGCGGGAGCATGGCCGTGATTGAGTTTCTCCCCGATCGTCTGAATGTTGCCCCAGTGGTTTATCGTGGATTCACCACAGGAGAGTTAGGACTGGCTGCGGGCCTAGGGGTTGCATTGGGAATACCGCTGGCATTTCCACTGGCATTTGTCCCTTTTATTGGTTGGATCGCTTTTCCCACTTGTATGCTGATAACGCCGTTGTTCGTGGTGTTTCTTGGCGGTAAATGGATCAGTTCGTTTAAACGAGGGAAACCCGAAAACTATCTTTGGCGTCGCCTGGACGAGCTTAAAGCGACATGGGGCATGAGCCACGGCCTGATCCTGACTTCTCGCGCATGGGAGTTGAAACGTACTTGCTCCGTTTTTCAAAGGAGTAGGTCATGAGCCGCTTTCGTAACGCTGTCAGTGCTCGCGATAATCATATTTTTACCTTGCGAGCTATCGTTGTTGGCCTGTTTTTGTCGCTGATTTTCACTGCTTCAGGCTGGATGATGGCACCAAGTAAATTGACGATCCACAATCCTCCAGACCTGCGTTCTGGTAGCACGCGCGAGTGGTGGCGGGTTCCTCCCTCAACGGTATACAGTTTTGCCTTCTATATTTTTCAGCAACTCAATGCCTGGCCAAAAAACGGTGAAGTAGATTATCCCGCGAAAATCGCGCAGCTAAGTCCTTATCTGACACCCGTATGCCAGGACTTCCTGAACAAAGATGCGCGGTTTCGCACTGACAATAGCGAGCTGCGTGACCGCGTTCGTGTTGTATATGAGATCCCTAAACGCGGTTATAGCAGTAAAAGCGTCGATGTTTTGTCTGATGATGAATGGGTTGCCCGCCTGGATTTGGTTGCTGACGAGTATTACCACACCGAACCTGTAAAACGGGCAATGGTGCGTTATCCATTGCGGGTTATCCGTTGGGAAGGTGATCCTGAACGTAACCAATTTGGGTTGGCTCTCGATTGCTATGCCAGCACGCCTCAACGACTGGAAGCGATGCCGGTTATTGCTCCTGAGAAAAAATCGGGGGTATTCCAGTGAAGCTGAAAGCCTTATTGGTGATATGTGCATCTCTCTTGTCATTACCTGCCAGCGCACTGGAACTCATGAAATGGGAACGTATCCCACTCCAAATTCCTCTGAATGTAGGGCAAGAACGTATTGTTTTTGTCGACAAAAACGTACGCGTTGGATTCCCTCCGTCACTGAGTGGAAAACTGAGGGTCCAGAGTAGCGGCGGATCGGTTTACCTCAGTGCCAGTGAGCCTTTTCCTTCCACACGCCTGCAACTGCAGGATGTTGAGAATGGTGAGGTGATCCTCCTGGATATTAGCGCCGTGGAAGGGAAGAGCGTTCGTGAACCTGTGCAGGTCGTTTATACCGGAGAGGTCTCTTCTGTCTCCACCAATGATAATGCAAAGGTTAGCGGCAGCAGTAACAAAGCAGGTCATTCGTCTTCTTCCCGTGAGCCAGCAGATAAGGCTGAGCGGCATTCTCCCGTTTCTTCTGCCCCCGTTCCTGTCTTGTTGACGCGCTATGCAGCACAAAGCTTGTATGCGCCATTGCGCACCGTTGAACCCGTTCCTGGGATTGGGACCGTATCTCTTAAGCTATCGAGCCCGATAACAACATTATTTCCTTCTGAGCCGGTCGTGGCTGTGCCATTGGCGGGATGGCGACTGAACAATTTTAGTGTTATCGCATTGCAAATACGCAATACCTCATCCGGTAAGGTGATCTTGGATCCTCGCAGGCTACAGGGGAAATTTGTCAGCGCGACGTTTCAGCACCGTTGGCTGGGGAATGCCGGAACGCCGGAGGATACGACCGTCGCCTATCTGGTCATTGATGGTCAACCGGAAAGCGCATTTCTGCCAGAACCTGTGCTACCTGCCAAACCGGTTAAATCAACATCCAGGGGCGTGACAAAATGAAAATGCAGTCAAATATGCTCGTTAAACTGGCAGTACCGCTAACGTTGCTGGTGACGGTTTTTATTGGTTTGAAGGCATGTTCTCCCGACAAGGCACAGCAACAGCCAGATACTGCGGCAAAAAATGATGCCACCCTGAACGATGTCACCCCTGAGCAGTTAAGAGCGCTGGGGATTGAAGGGGACACGCCTCAGGATACGCTACGTACGTTGATTGGTCGTCTGAATACGGTCACAACCAAGCAAGATCGATTGGATGCAGAAAATAAGACGCTGGCTGAGGAAAACAAGCGTCTGAAACAAACCAATCAAAACGTTGATGAACGTATTGGTCAGGCGATTGCGAATGCAAAAACGGAAGAGAGTAGTGAGAAAAGCCAACTGAAATCTCAGGTGCAATCGTTAAGCTCTACTGTCAGCGATCTCGTGCAACAACTTAAAGAGGTCGGAACGCCTGGCTCGACGTCGTCAGCGCCTTCTGGCAATCATGTCGGGCCGGGGAGTGATATCCCGATAGGGTTGGGGTTGGATGGCGATTTTACCGGACAGGTTACACCATCTGGTTCATCCGGTACTGATGGGTTGCGCTGGGTTGAACCAATAGATGCTGTTGCGGTAGATGCCAGTGGTAAACCTGTGACAGAGGGAAGCAGTAACAGAGCGGCGGGTTTTACCTTTGCTACTTCTTTTCTGGAAGAAAATCCGGTCACCCGGCAGCAAGCCGAACTGGCCAGACAAGCAGGGAATGGCCAAACGTTAAGTGGGAATAATGCCTCTGAGGGTCCTGTCGAGCCTGTCTATACCTTGCCCGAAAATTCAACGTTGATTGGCAGTCGTGCCATGACAGCCCTGTTGGGGCGAGTGCCTGTCGATGGGAAAGTGACAGATCCGTATCCATTCAAAATTCTCATTGGCAAAGACAATCTGACTGCAAACGGGATCGATCTGCCTGATGTCCAGGGGGCGATTGTGTCCGGGACAGCGACAGGGGACTGGACGTTGTCATGTGTCCGCGGTTCGGTATCCAGTATCACGTTCGTCTTTAGCGACGGAACGGTGCGTACGTTACCGCGGCCATCTGGTCAGACAGAAGGTAACAATAGCCAGAACAGTAATAACGGGGGAAGTATTGGCTGGATTTCGGATGAAAACGGTATTCCGTGTCTTTCCGGTGAACGTAAATCTAACGCATCGACCTATCTAC is a window of Pectobacterium punjabense DNA encoding:
- the traD gene encoding type IV conjugative transfer system coupling protein TraD, with the translated sequence MSDRYVMESLLRPAVELYTATTAWSATYICLTAPWAVALAPSVSWVTAAGFGVLALKRTRQGLRILRYRRNIRRLPRYVMSSKQIPVSNRYLFLGRGFQWTQKHTQRLLEARRPETECYVQPSVIYRMARDLEKKLEYSLPYLCRLTQSDTVFNPVRPLPPVGGSPIYHGVEPDESDIGYDLGERVGHSLVMGTTRVGKTRLAELLITQDIRRGDVTIVFDPKGDADLLKRMWAEARRAGRESEFHVFHLGWPDISARYNAIGRFSRISEVASRVAGQLSSEGNSAAFKEFAWRFVNIITRALVALGQRPDYSLILRYVTNIGDLYEIYVENLLSTQAPQLWVTVENLISSGMLNERDLPRNMQGQANAMKVWAIETVLGSDEGKKIWDPVLDGLRSAVRYDRTYFDKIVASLLPLLEKLTTGKTAALLAPDYTDMDDPRPIFDWQEVIRKRGIVYVGLDALSDAEVASAVGNSMFADLVSVAGYIYKFGIGGETPQKKIPINLHCDEFNELMGEEFIPLINKGGGAGIQVTAYTQTLSDIEARIGSSAKANQVIGNFNSLIMLRVRENSTAELLTSQLPEVDVYTKTLVSGVTDITNPDQGSDFTSNVQDRVSNVRMPMITPADIINLPKGQAFALLEGGRLWKIRMPLPDSANDPFMPESISRIAEYMQQNYRTGETWWTGSTLPSDSFAGSAFGLEDEVA
- a CDS encoding integrating conjugative element protein, with protein sequence MNTLRPFVLSIIFSGIFLLPSFVSAELTVVADLGGESTDAYFEAINPQTDPNFSGSTLSLDLPSPVSGTGLTIASVLPVTTPELTPGKVAPRALKLTGMPPIFIIGDDPLSRDWLVKRAGELQRLKATGFVVSVSSETSLRELQMLLPGNDIAPVSGSDLAKRLQLSHYPVLITENGLSQ
- a CDS encoding restriction endonuclease, yielding MAELWLKLANAPALIVLWGAVSLILIVLLPFFCKRKSARQRRHQRYLIQAVRILALLPKMSGGNKQLSYLRKINPYVFEELILLAFEHQGFKVVRNASYSGDGGLDGQVFIAGRRWLIQAKRYSRAIEPAHVEAFSELLIQHQCGGLFIHTGRTGTKSRQRENSERNNNFPIYIISGQRLLLLLTGKVGWSKLIEVVCED
- a CDS encoding RAQPRD family integrative conjugative element protein; this translates as MYRLIGLSVLLASVCVVQAHASEKDELALAMRQLDQVQAGLDRARVVANQNGQDARFYFDYSSASRDISAMRKGIEQYLEPSRAQPSVPLSVSGQYRQERGQ
- a CDS encoding TIGR03745 family integrating conjugative element membrane protein — translated: MLVVLGGLHSGQVLADLPPIEAPSSGGGGGLFGTLKGYIKDGVALGGLVIAAIAFIVVALAAISSFHDVRSGKEKWSTFGAFVIVGVILLVAVIWLATKALDIL
- a CDS encoding TIGR03749 family integrating conjugative element protein, which codes for MKLKALLVICASLLSLPASALELMKWERIPLQIPLNVGQERIVFVDKNVRVGFPPSLSGKLRVQSSGGSVYLSASEPFPSTRLQLQDVENGEVILLDISAVEGKSVREPVQVVYTGEVSSVSTNDNAKVSGSSNKAGHSSSSREPADKAERHSPVSSAPVPVLLTRYAAQSLYAPLRTVEPVPGIGTVSLKLSSPITTLFPSEPVVAVPLAGWRLNNFSVIALQIRNTSSGKVILDPRRLQGKFVSATFQHRWLGNAGTPEDTTVAYLVIDGQPESAFLPEPVLPAKPVKSTSRGVTK
- a CDS encoding TIGR03747 family integrating conjugative element membrane protein, producing MAEQTSSSPQRQEPPKKPGLFQTLLWVWPLKVIGILLVSLLVSLLIEYIGMLFFWTNEGAEHSRQVMLTESGYLAEGFTQSLLMSEPVILIGGMVHQSYQWLFVDSGFISWLHQAKQMKPKDGAAQMFNWVGSWLALALWEYLQATVYVTVIFAIRVGILVLSIPLFIMVAVTGIVDGLVRRDLRRYGAGYESSFIYHHAKRFVKPAVYGPCMLYLSWPTAVWPNLLLLPAAVLLGIVLSIVTGAFKKYL
- a CDS encoding TIGR03758 family integrating conjugative element protein, whose protein sequence is MNAAQKAAWSAASGNTDPSVLNLLILGLLFSILFLWATWALVMAYKGWTTKSIGAESIGTFTVRLILLLVISIFLFAS
- a CDS encoding TIGR03750 family conjugal transfer protein, translating into MAVIEFLPDRLNVAPVVYRGFTTGELGLAAGLGVALGIPLAFPLAFVPFIGWIAFPTCMLITPLFVVFLGGKWISSFKRGKPENYLWRRLDELKATWGMSHGLILTSRAWELKRTCSVFQRSRS
- a CDS encoding TIGR03752 family integrating conjugative element protein is translated as MKMQSNMLVKLAVPLTLLVTVFIGLKACSPDKAQQQPDTAAKNDATLNDVTPEQLRALGIEGDTPQDTLRTLIGRLNTVTTKQDRLDAENKTLAEENKRLKQTNQNVDERIGQAIANAKTEESSEKSQLKSQVQSLSSTVSDLVQQLKEVGTPGSTSSAPSGNHVGPGSDIPIGLGLDGDFTGQVTPSGSSGTDGLRWVEPIDAVAVDASGKPVTEGSSNRAAGFTFATSFLEENPVTRQQAELARQAGNGQTLSGNNASEGPVEPVYTLPENSTLIGSRAMTALLGRVPVDGKVTDPYPFKILIGKDNLTANGIDLPDVQGAIVSGTATGDWTLSCVRGSVSSITFVFSDGTVRTLPRPSGQTEGNNSQNSNNGGSIGWISDENGIPCLSGERKSNASTYLPTLFALSASSAAGEALAQNQNTTQGNGFGGVTSSLTGDAGQAVMGKAISGGMQETVDWVKARYGQTFDAVYVPPGMKVAVHITRQLAIDYEEKGRKVKYDFNLGQSGTGMD
- a CDS encoding PFL_4703 family integrating conjugative element protein, with the translated sequence MSRFRNAVSARDNHIFTLRAIVVGLFLSLIFTASGWMMAPSKLTIHNPPDLRSGSTREWWRVPPSTVYSFAFYIFQQLNAWPKNGEVDYPAKIAQLSPYLTPVCQDFLNKDARFRTDNSELRDRVRVVYEIPKRGYSSKSVDVLSDDEWVARLDLVADEYYHTEPVKRAMVRYPLRVIRWEGDPERNQFGLALDCYASTPQRLEAMPVIAPEKKSGVFQ